In one window of Desulforhabdus amnigena DNA:
- the secA gene encoding preprotein translocase subunit SecA produces the protein MINALLKKIFGSQNDRNLKRIAPLVDEINLLEPGIRRLSDDGLKAKTPEFRQRLENGETLDDLLPEAFAVVREASIRTLGMRPFDAQMIGGIVLHQGKIAEMKTGEGKTLVATMPVYLNALTGKGVHLVTVNDYLARRDSEWMGKIYRFLGLSVGCIVHGLDDRERKEAYNADVTYGTNNEFGFDYLRDNMKFRIEDMVQRELHYAIVDEVDSILIDEARTPLIISGPAEKSTELYYNVNRIIPGLKEGEHYTKEEKSRTVSLTEEGVARAEKLLNIDNLYDPRNIDSLHHVQQALRAHVLFKRDVDYIVKDGQVIIVDEFTGRLMPGRRYSEGLHQALEAKEGVKIENENQTLATITFQNYFRMFEKLAGMTGTADTEAAEFDKIYKLEVVVIPTHRKMIRIDHPDCIYRTEREKFRAAAREIKELHAAGRPVLVGTVSIEKSEKLSEMLKRQGVPHLVLNAKHHEKEAEIVSRAGQRGAVTISTNMAGRGTDIVLGPGVAELGGLHILGTERHESRRIDNQLRGRAGRQGDPGSSRFYLSLEDDLMRIFAAERLSGLMQRIGMDEDEPIEHRLISKAIENAQSRVEAQNFSIRKQLIEYDDVMNQQREIIYRQRREALQGGNLKPVIMDMVEDLLDGLVAECSDEKTYAEDWDLDKINGEMLKLFAIQTRLTEDSLGESNQEDLRQLLRQRIEERYTAREKEFGESVMRDLESYILLQTVDSLWKDHLLNMDHLKEGIGLRGYGQQDPLVAYKREGHALFDEMIERVKEETVRLLFHIQIQREEQVQQLRKEQEDQPMFFGPADGGGSRPPVVRKDAKVGRNDPCPCGSGKKYKKCCGK, from the coding sequence ATGATTAATGCTCTTCTAAAGAAGATTTTTGGAAGCCAGAACGATCGAAATCTGAAGCGGATCGCTCCTCTGGTGGATGAGATCAATCTATTGGAACCCGGGATACGCAGACTTTCCGATGATGGTTTGAAGGCCAAAACCCCCGAATTCCGGCAGCGGTTGGAAAACGGGGAAACTTTGGATGATCTGCTGCCGGAAGCTTTTGCAGTGGTTCGGGAAGCCTCTATCCGGACCCTTGGGATGCGCCCCTTCGACGCTCAGATGATCGGCGGCATTGTGCTGCATCAAGGTAAAATCGCGGAAATGAAAACCGGTGAAGGTAAAACCCTGGTGGCCACTATGCCGGTGTATCTCAATGCCCTGACGGGAAAAGGGGTGCATCTGGTTACGGTCAATGATTACCTGGCGCGGCGCGACAGCGAGTGGATGGGAAAGATTTATAGATTCCTGGGTTTGAGTGTCGGCTGTATTGTGCATGGTCTCGACGACAGGGAACGGAAAGAAGCGTACAACGCGGATGTGACCTACGGCACCAACAATGAATTCGGCTTCGATTATCTCCGGGATAACATGAAGTTCCGTATCGAGGACATGGTACAGAGGGAACTCCATTACGCCATTGTCGATGAAGTGGACAGCATCCTCATCGACGAGGCACGGACTCCTCTCATCATTTCGGGCCCTGCGGAAAAGTCGACGGAGCTTTACTACAATGTCAACCGGATCATTCCGGGGCTCAAAGAGGGGGAACACTATACCAAAGAGGAAAAAAGCCGGACCGTATCCCTTACGGAAGAGGGCGTGGCTAGGGCGGAAAAGCTTTTGAACATCGACAATCTCTATGACCCCCGTAACATCGACAGCCTGCACCACGTGCAACAGGCATTGAGGGCCCATGTGCTTTTCAAGCGTGATGTGGACTACATCGTTAAGGATGGGCAGGTCATCATTGTTGACGAATTTACCGGGCGCCTCATGCCCGGCCGCCGCTACAGCGAGGGGCTGCATCAGGCGCTGGAGGCAAAGGAAGGGGTCAAGATCGAGAATGAAAACCAGACTCTCGCCACGATCACCTTTCAGAACTATTTCCGCATGTTCGAAAAACTGGCGGGAATGACGGGTACGGCGGATACCGAGGCTGCGGAATTCGACAAGATTTACAAGCTGGAAGTGGTCGTCATTCCGACGCATCGGAAAATGATCCGGATCGACCATCCCGATTGCATTTATCGCACGGAGCGCGAAAAATTTCGAGCGGCGGCAAGAGAAATCAAGGAACTGCACGCTGCGGGGCGCCCGGTCCTGGTCGGTACGGTCAGCATCGAGAAATCCGAAAAACTCAGTGAAATGCTCAAACGGCAGGGGGTTCCCCATCTGGTCCTGAATGCAAAGCACCACGAAAAAGAAGCCGAGATCGTTTCCCGGGCTGGACAGCGCGGGGCCGTCACCATATCCACCAACATGGCGGGACGTGGTACGGACATTGTGCTGGGGCCGGGCGTGGCGGAACTGGGAGGCCTTCACATTCTCGGCACCGAGCGGCATGAATCCCGCCGCATCGACAATCAGCTGCGAGGCCGTGCCGGACGTCAGGGGGACCCCGGTTCATCCCGTTTTTATCTCTCCCTTGAAGATGACCTCATGCGCATCTTCGCCGCTGAACGCCTTTCCGGACTCATGCAGCGCATCGGCATGGACGAGGATGAACCCATTGAACATCGCCTCATCAGCAAGGCCATCGAAAATGCGCAGAGCCGTGTGGAAGCACAGAACTTCAGCATACGCAAGCAGTTGATCGAATACGACGATGTCATGAATCAACAGCGTGAAATCATCTACCGGCAGCGCAGGGAAGCCTTGCAGGGTGGGAACCTGAAGCCCGTGATCATGGATATGGTCGAGGACCTGCTGGATGGCCTGGTGGCGGAATGTTCCGATGAGAAGACCTACGCCGAGGACTGGGATCTCGATAAAATCAATGGAGAAATGCTGAAGCTTTTCGCTATCCAGACCCGCCTCACTGAGGACTCCCTCGGGGAGTCGAACCAGGAAGACTTGAGGCAGTTGCTCCGGCAGCGCATTGAAGAGCGTTATACGGCGCGCGAGAAGGAATTCGGCGAAAGCGTCATGCGGGACCTCGAAAGCTACATTCTCCTGCAGACTGTTGACAGTCTCTGGAAAGATCACCTCCTCAATATGGACCACCTCAAGGAGGGAATCGGGCTGCGTGGGTACGGGCAGCAGGACCCCCTGGTGGCGTACAAGCGGGAAGGGCATGCCCTCTTCGATGAAATGATCGAAAGGGTAAAAGAGGAGACGGTCCGGTTGCTCTTCCACATTCAAATCCAGCGCGAAGAACAGGTGCAGCAGCTCCGGAAAGAGCAGGAAGATCAGCCCATGTTTTTTGGACCGGCCGACGGTGGCGGATCCCGTCCCCCGGTTGTGAGAAAGGATGCCAAAGTTGGACGAAATGACCCATGCCCCTGCGGAAGTGGCAAAAAATATAAAAAATGTTGCGGTAAGTAG
- a CDS encoding N-acetyltransferase, with product MIRKARIADVPHIQKMLGDFAREGKLLPRSLSELYTNLRDMFVAVETETDRVIGCCSLHIMWENLAEVRSLAVMPSYQKRGIGRKLVEACIEEARELGIRRLFTLTYKDKFFEHMGFQLADKNIFPQKIWADCLHCPKFPECDEIALVLDIQVQNSPSPCNG from the coding sequence ATGATACGTAAGGCGAGGATTGCAGATGTTCCGCACATTCAGAAGATGCTGGGTGATTTTGCCAGGGAAGGAAAACTTTTACCCCGTTCTTTGAGTGAGCTGTACACGAACCTGCGGGATATGTTTGTGGCTGTGGAGACAGAAACGGATCGAGTCATAGGCTGTTGCAGTCTGCATATCATGTGGGAAAATCTGGCAGAAGTGCGTTCATTGGCTGTAATGCCCTCGTACCAGAAGAGAGGAATCGGGCGCAAGCTTGTAGAGGCATGTATCGAAGAGGCCAGGGAGTTGGGAATCAGGAGGCTGTTTACCCTTACCTATAAAGATAAATTTTTTGAGCACATGGGGTTTCAACTGGCGGATAAAAACATTTTTCCTCAAAAAATCTGGGCCGATTGCCTCCATTGCCCCAAGTTTCCAGAATGCGACGAAATCGCTCTTGTACTCGATATTCAGGTGCAAAATTCGCCTTCCCCTTGCAATGGTTGA
- a CDS encoding aminotransferase class V-fold PLP-dependent enzyme: MTLYLDNAATTYPKPPQVYEAVQYAMREVGASPGRGAYRMARDASELMASAREKAARLLGIPHSDQVLFTRNATESINLVLKGWLRPGDRVLISAMEHNAVVRPLERLKGMGVQADIIPCSSKGRLDLEAFGKLLALLPRLVVLTHASNVNGALQPVSQVAAMCHDLGVPLLLDAAQSAGVQPIRAGDWKLGMLACSGHKGLLGPPGVGILYIRPDLDVAPLMEGGTGSRSEDFLQPEYCPDRYESGTPNLPGIAGLAAGMDFILDTGMDTIREHELALAAFLENELEHMAGVKVYSPEERGTGSVSFTVEGLNPADVGYLLDEAYDIAVRTGLHCAPLAHRTLGSFPEGTVRVSPGYSTVMEDMHYFLQSLWSLLNRRR; this comes from the coding sequence ATGACTCTTTATCTCGATAATGCTGCAACAACCTACCCCAAACCTCCCCAGGTTTATGAAGCTGTTCAATATGCCATGCGGGAAGTGGGAGCCTCTCCCGGAAGAGGAGCCTATCGCATGGCGCGGGATGCTTCGGAACTTATGGCTTCCGCACGGGAAAAGGCGGCTCGCCTGTTGGGCATCCCCCATAGCGACCAGGTGCTTTTTACGAGAAATGCCACGGAAAGCATCAATTTGGTGCTGAAGGGATGGCTGCGCCCTGGCGATCGAGTGCTCATTTCGGCCATGGAACACAATGCGGTGGTTCGTCCCTTGGAAAGACTCAAGGGCATGGGGGTGCAGGCAGATATCATTCCATGCAGTTCCAAGGGACGGCTGGACCTGGAGGCTTTTGGAAAACTGCTTGCACTGTTGCCACGTTTGGTAGTGTTGACGCATGCTTCCAATGTGAACGGAGCTTTGCAGCCTGTTTCCCAGGTGGCGGCGATGTGCCATGATCTGGGGGTCCCTCTGCTTTTGGATGCCGCCCAGTCTGCCGGTGTGCAGCCTATCAGGGCGGGAGACTGGAAACTGGGGATGCTCGCCTGTTCCGGGCACAAGGGACTGCTGGGGCCTCCAGGTGTGGGAATCCTCTATATCCGGCCGGACCTCGACGTAGCGCCGCTCATGGAAGGAGGGACGGGAAGCCGCTCTGAGGATTTCCTGCAACCCGAGTACTGCCCCGATCGCTACGAAAGCGGAACCCCCAATCTGCCGGGAATCGCAGGGTTGGCTGCGGGAATGGATTTTATCCTCGATACGGGAATGGATACCATTCGCGAGCACGAACTGGCATTGGCCGCTTTTCTGGAAAACGAACTGGAGCATATGGCCGGGGTGAAAGTTTACAGCCCCGAAGAGAGGGGAACGGGATCGGTTTCCTTTACGGTCGAAGGGCTCAATCCGGCGGATGTGGGTTATCTTCTGGATGAAGCCTATGATATTGCCGTAAGGACCGGGCTTCATTGTGCACCCTTGGCGCACCGGACGCTGGGAAGCTTTCCCGAGGGCACGGTTCGTGTCTCTCCAGGATATTCAACGGTTATGGAGGATATGCATTATTTCCTTCAATCCCTGTGGTCCCTGCTGAATCGCCGCCGTTGA
- a CDS encoding AMP-binding protein, which translates to MNGEKTIFDPKEASNSLFKIIQELVSELHPGLPAARRVTLDVSLDRELGLDSLSRMELLARIERHFGVTLSERTFADADTPRDLLRALMCAGAPRAAATFETLLVKPDDVSDEPYSVETLVEMLAWHVRRHPDRLHIRLYSDEGEGESLSYVQLWEGAEVLAAGLQKHGLQPAEPVAIMLPTGKDYFFTFMGILMAGGVPVPMYPPVRKSQVEEHLRRHRAILGNCAAVTLITMPEARAFARLLKSQVETLRSVVTVEELSAASGTWREPVFGPQDMAFLQYTSGSTGNPKGVVLTHVNLLANIRAMGQALEVKPTDVFVSWLPLYHDMGLIGAWLGSLYYAVPLVIMSPLSFISRPERWLWAIHRYRGTLSAAPNFGYELCLKRLREEDLEGLDLSCWRGAFNGAEPVSPETLERFCERFSRYGFRREALMPVYGLAESSVGLAFPPLGRGPLIDAIDRDIFTREGRAVPVSEKDPRALRFVACGRPLAGHEIRILDPTGRELPERHEGRLQFRGPSTTSGYFRNPEQNRLLFNGDWLNSGDLAYISGGDIFITGRTKDIIIRAGRNIYPRELEEAVGNLAGIRKGNVVVFGSADPVSGTERLIVLCETRLTDPIELENLRQKITALTTDLVEMPPDEVVLSPPGTVLKTSSGKIRRAASRELYESGKIGRPQRAAWWQILRVVLSGLVPEMRRFKNLIVAGLYSGYAWMMVGILSPFVWLGILTLPNLSLRWKFMQRVARFLSGALRIPVTIQGAENIPRDCTCVMVVNHASYLDSYVLVGVLPVPVNFVAKAELLKNAGLRMFLNRIETEFVDRFDKQRGIEDARRIAGKARGGRPLMFFPEGTFTRMPGLLPFHMGAFSAAAEAGVPVIPIAIRGTRSILRSESWFFRRGSITVTIGQPLNTAEIKEQNDGDAWATALKLRDEARDFILRHCGEPDLSHEKSPV; encoded by the coding sequence ATGAATGGAGAAAAGACGATATTTGACCCCAAAGAGGCATCGAACTCCCTCTTTAAAATCATCCAGGAACTGGTCTCCGAACTTCATCCGGGTCTGCCTGCCGCCAGGCGGGTGACCCTGGATGTCTCGCTGGACCGTGAGTTGGGGTTGGACAGCCTTTCCCGGATGGAACTGCTTGCGCGTATTGAACGTCATTTTGGAGTCACATTGTCCGAAAGGACTTTTGCGGATGCGGATACGCCGCGCGATCTGTTGAGGGCGCTCATGTGCGCCGGCGCTCCACGGGCGGCGGCGACCTTCGAGACGCTGCTTGTGAAACCCGATGATGTGAGCGACGAACCCTACAGCGTCGAGACTCTTGTGGAGATGCTGGCTTGGCATGTTCGCAGGCATCCCGACCGCCTGCATATCCGCCTCTACAGTGATGAAGGGGAAGGGGAGAGTCTTTCCTATGTGCAGCTTTGGGAAGGAGCCGAAGTATTGGCTGCGGGACTGCAAAAACATGGCCTGCAACCCGCAGAGCCTGTTGCCATCATGCTTCCCACGGGCAAGGATTACTTTTTCACCTTCATGGGAATCCTGATGGCGGGCGGAGTGCCTGTTCCCATGTATCCCCCGGTGCGCAAGAGCCAGGTGGAAGAGCACCTGAGGAGACACCGGGCCATTCTGGGAAACTGTGCCGCTGTCACTTTGATCACCATGCCGGAAGCCAGGGCCTTCGCCAGGCTGCTCAAGTCCCAGGTGGAGACCCTGCGTAGTGTTGTGACGGTGGAGGAACTTTCTGCAGCTTCCGGTACCTGGAGGGAACCTGTTTTCGGCCCCCAGGATATGGCCTTTTTGCAGTACACTTCAGGCAGTACCGGCAATCCCAAGGGGGTGGTTCTGACTCATGTCAATCTCCTGGCCAATATCCGCGCCATGGGGCAGGCACTCGAAGTCAAACCGACCGATGTCTTTGTCAGCTGGCTTCCCCTCTATCACGATATGGGATTGATCGGGGCCTGGCTGGGCAGCCTTTACTACGCCGTCCCCCTGGTCATCATGTCTCCTCTTTCTTTCATTTCAAGGCCTGAGCGATGGCTTTGGGCCATTCATCGGTATCGGGGGACCCTGTCGGCTGCACCCAATTTTGGTTATGAGCTTTGTCTGAAAAGGCTGCGGGAAGAGGATTTGGAGGGTCTGGACCTCAGCTGCTGGAGAGGTGCTTTCAATGGCGCCGAGCCCGTGAGCCCGGAAACCCTGGAACGTTTCTGCGAGCGCTTCAGCCGTTATGGTTTCAGGCGGGAAGCGCTCATGCCGGTTTACGGTCTGGCGGAAAGCTCGGTGGGGTTGGCCTTTCCCCCCCTTGGCCGGGGCCCTCTCATCGATGCCATAGACCGGGATATTTTTACGCGCGAAGGCAGGGCCGTACCCGTCAGTGAAAAAGACCCGCGCGCGCTTCGCTTCGTTGCATGCGGCCGTCCCTTGGCCGGGCACGAGATTCGCATCCTGGATCCGACGGGCCGTGAACTGCCCGAACGGCATGAGGGGCGTCTCCAGTTCCGCGGACCTTCCACCACGAGCGGTTATTTTCGAAACCCGGAACAAAACCGTCTCCTCTTCAATGGCGACTGGCTGAACTCGGGAGACTTGGCGTACATCTCCGGCGGCGACATTTTCATCACAGGCCGTACCAAGGACATCATCATTCGCGCGGGCCGCAATATCTACCCCAGGGAATTGGAAGAGGCGGTGGGGAACCTTGCCGGCATTCGCAAAGGAAATGTCGTCGTCTTCGGGAGCGCCGACCCGGTTTCTGGTACGGAGCGGCTGATCGTGCTCTGTGAAACCCGGCTTACGGACCCCATCGAACTGGAAAACTTGCGGCAGAAAATCACTGCCTTGACAACGGACCTGGTGGAAATGCCCCCCGATGAAGTGGTTTTGTCGCCACCGGGCACGGTGCTCAAAACTTCCAGCGGGAAAATCCGGCGTGCCGCCAGTCGTGAACTTTATGAAAGCGGCAAGATCGGCCGTCCTCAACGTGCCGCCTGGTGGCAGATCCTGCGTGTCGTGCTGTCGGGTCTCGTTCCGGAAATGAGGCGTTTCAAAAATCTGATCGTCGCGGGGCTTTACTCGGGGTACGCCTGGATGATGGTGGGGATTCTTTCACCCTTCGTCTGGCTGGGGATCCTCACTCTTCCGAACCTGTCCCTGCGGTGGAAGTTCATGCAGAGGGTGGCGAGGTTTCTTTCCGGGGCATTGAGGATTCCGGTTACAATACAAGGAGCGGAAAATATACCCCGTGATTGCACCTGCGTCATGGTGGTCAACCATGCCAGCTACCTGGACAGTTATGTCCTGGTGGGGGTTCTGCCTGTTCCCGTAAACTTTGTGGCCAAGGCGGAACTCCTGAAAAACGCAGGTCTTCGAATGTTTCTGAACCGCATCGAAACGGAGTTTGTGGATCGCTTCGACAAACAACGGGGAATAGAAGATGCCCGGCGCATCGCGGGTAAGGCCCGTGGGGGGCGTCCGTTGATGTTTTTCCCGGAAGGAACCTTCACTCGAATGCCCGGGCTCCTTCCTTTCCATATGGGAGCCTTTTCTGCGGCCGCTGAAGCCGGTGTGCCGGTGATCCCCATAGCCATTCGGGGTACGCGTTCCATTTTACGTTCGGAATCATGGTTTTTCCGCCGCGGGTCCATTACCGTTACTATCGGGCAACCTTTGAATACGGCTGAAATCAAGGAACAGAATGACGGAGATGCCTGGGCGACTGCCTTGAAGCTTCGTGATGAGGCTCGGGATTTTATTCTGCGCCATTGCGGGGAACCGGATCTCTCTCATGAGAAGTCGCCCGTATAA
- a CDS encoding glutamine--tRNA ligase/YqeY domain fusion protein, translated as MSAIDFTPPPNFIRTIIAEDVKANKNNGRVVTRFPPEPNGYLHIGHAKSICLNFGLAAEFGGVCNFRFDDTNPGKEEVEYVDSIQADVRWLGFDWGDRLFHASDYFEQLYQYALQLIKAGKAYVCSLSGDEIRQYRGTLTEPGKDSPYRNRSVEENLDLFQRMRAGEFEDGAHVLRAKIDMASPNLNMRDPVMYRIRHLEHHRTGDKWCIYPMYDYAHGISDSIEGITHSICTMEYEDHRPLYDWFLDELELECHPQQIEFARLNLSYTVMSKRKLLQLVQEGHVTGWDDPRMPTLAGMRRRGYTPESIRNFCERIGVGKKESTVDIALLEYCIREDLNKKAPRVMGVLNPLRVVIENYPEDQVEELEAVNNPEDAGMGTRKVPFSRVLYIEKEDFMEHPPKKFYRLSPGREVRLRYAYYITCVGVVKDEKTGEIVELRCTYDPETRGGDSPDGRKVKATLHWVSAPHALQAEVRLYGHLFSVPNPADEKDGLDFKTHLNPKSLEVLPSCWVEPSLKGAPAGSRYQFERQGYFCVDPVDSSEEKLVFNRTVTLRDTWAKIMKAEGK; from the coding sequence ATGAGTGCGATTGATTTTACACCTCCGCCGAATTTCATCCGTACAATCATTGCGGAAGATGTGAAAGCCAATAAAAACAATGGCCGGGTGGTCACCCGATTTCCGCCCGAACCCAACGGTTATCTCCACATAGGGCATGCCAAATCCATCTGCCTCAATTTCGGACTCGCGGCGGAATTTGGAGGCGTGTGCAATTTTCGCTTCGATGACACCAATCCTGGAAAAGAGGAAGTTGAATATGTAGATTCCATCCAGGCGGATGTCCGGTGGCTGGGGTTTGATTGGGGGGATCGGCTCTTTCACGCTTCCGATTACTTTGAACAGCTCTATCAATACGCGCTACAGTTGATCAAAGCGGGAAAGGCCTATGTTTGCAGTCTAAGTGGCGATGAAATAAGGCAGTACCGCGGCACTCTGACCGAGCCCGGCAAGGACAGTCCCTACCGAAACCGTTCCGTTGAAGAAAACCTGGATCTCTTTCAGCGTATGCGGGCGGGGGAATTCGAAGATGGCGCACATGTGCTTCGAGCCAAAATCGACATGGCTTCTCCCAACTTGAACATGCGGGACCCCGTCATGTACCGCATTCGCCATCTGGAACACCACAGGACGGGTGACAAATGGTGTATTTACCCCATGTACGACTATGCCCACGGCATTTCCGATTCCATTGAAGGTATCACCCATTCCATCTGCACCATGGAATATGAAGACCATCGTCCCCTCTACGACTGGTTTCTGGACGAACTGGAGCTGGAATGCCACCCTCAGCAGATCGAGTTTGCGCGGCTCAACCTGAGCTATACGGTCATGAGCAAACGGAAACTTCTGCAACTCGTCCAGGAAGGGCATGTGACGGGCTGGGACGATCCCCGTATGCCGACGCTCGCCGGCATGCGAAGGCGTGGATATACTCCGGAATCCATTAGGAACTTTTGTGAACGCATCGGTGTGGGCAAAAAGGAGAGCACGGTCGATATCGCCCTGCTCGAATACTGCATCCGTGAGGACCTGAATAAGAAAGCTCCACGGGTCATGGGGGTATTGAATCCCCTGCGGGTGGTTATAGAAAACTATCCCGAAGACCAGGTGGAAGAACTGGAGGCCGTCAACAATCCCGAGGATGCCGGCATGGGGACGCGGAAAGTACCCTTTTCGCGGGTGCTCTATATCGAAAAGGAAGACTTCATGGAGCATCCTCCCAAGAAGTTTTACCGCCTCTCTCCCGGCCGGGAAGTGCGCCTGCGCTACGCCTACTACATCACCTGCGTGGGGGTCGTGAAGGATGAAAAGACCGGCGAGATCGTCGAACTTCGGTGTACCTACGATCCCGAAACGAGAGGGGGCGATTCTCCAGACGGCCGAAAGGTTAAGGCCACTCTGCACTGGGTTTCGGCCCCACACGCACTCCAGGCCGAGGTCAGGCTGTACGGCCACCTTTTCTCCGTGCCCAATCCCGCAGACGAAAAGGATGGCCTGGATTTCAAAACCCACTTGAACCCGAAATCCCTGGAAGTGCTTCCTTCCTGTTGGGTGGAACCCAGCCTGAAGGGTGCTCCGGCAGGGAGCCGCTATCAGTTTGAACGGCAAGGGTATTTCTGTGTGGATCCCGTGGATTCTTCAGAAGAAAAACTGGTTTTCAATCGGACGGTGACCCTGCGGGACACGTGGGCCAAGATCATGAAAGCCGAAGGCAAGTAG
- a CDS encoding amidophosphoribosyltransferase has protein sequence MGGFFGVVSKEDCVRELFYGTDYHSHLGTKRGGLAVVNSEGFQRSIHNIENAYFRSKFEPDLANFHGNKGIGVISDYDAQPIIIDSHLGKFAIVTVGKITNIDELRSRAFLKRSFFSEASAGHINPTELAAMLICEETSFEDGIQNVYTSIKGSCSMLILTEKGLYAARDKLGRTPIVIGKRDGAYAVSSETCAFPNLGFDIDKYVGPGEIVFITAESHEQRKAPGDQMQICSFLWVYYGYPASCYEGINVEQVRYRCGSALARKDDVLVDCVSGIPDSGIGHALGYANEKCIPYMRPYVKYTPTWPRSFMPQNQRMRDLVAKMKLIPVRALIEGKRILFCEDSIVRGTQLQDNVQILYDYGVLEVHMRPACPTLIFPCEFLNFSTSRSTLDLAGRKAIKEIEGRDDKFLDEYATAGTTKNSDMIERIRKRLRLSSLKYQEMDDLVAAIGLPKEKLCTHCWDGTGYS, from the coding sequence ATGGGTGGATTTTTTGGCGTCGTTTCTAAAGAAGATTGTGTGAGAGAACTCTTTTACGGGACCGATTATCATTCTCATTTGGGCACAAAAAGAGGCGGACTCGCTGTAGTGAACTCCGAAGGGTTCCAAAGATCCATCCACAATATCGAGAATGCATATTTCAGATCCAAGTTCGAACCCGATCTGGCCAACTTCCATGGAAACAAAGGCATAGGCGTCATCAGCGACTATGACGCGCAACCCATCATTATTGATTCTCACCTTGGAAAATTCGCCATCGTCACCGTGGGCAAAATCACTAATATCGATGAACTCAGGAGCAGAGCCTTCCTTAAAAGATCATTTTTTTCCGAAGCGAGCGCCGGCCACATCAATCCAACCGAACTGGCAGCAATGCTGATTTGCGAAGAGACTTCCTTCGAGGACGGCATTCAAAACGTTTACACATCCATCAAGGGGTCCTGTTCCATGCTGATCCTGACGGAAAAGGGCCTTTATGCCGCGAGGGACAAGTTGGGCCGAACCCCCATCGTCATCGGCAAAAGAGACGGGGCTTATGCCGTATCCTCCGAAACGTGCGCGTTTCCGAATCTGGGGTTTGATATAGACAAATACGTCGGTCCCGGCGAAATCGTCTTCATCACCGCCGAATCCCATGAACAGAGGAAGGCACCTGGGGACCAAATGCAGATTTGCTCCTTTCTTTGGGTCTACTACGGTTATCCCGCATCCTGTTATGAAGGCATAAATGTAGAGCAGGTGCGATACCGATGCGGCTCAGCGCTGGCCAGAAAAGACGATGTCCTTGTCGACTGCGTTTCGGGAATTCCAGACTCGGGAATCGGTCATGCCCTGGGATATGCCAATGAGAAATGCATTCCTTACATGCGTCCCTATGTGAAGTACACTCCCACCTGGCCCAGAAGCTTCATGCCTCAGAACCAGCGCATGCGTGACCTCGTGGCCAAAATGAAACTCATTCCCGTACGGGCGCTCATAGAAGGAAAAAGGATTCTATTTTGTGAAGATTCCATCGTGCGCGGCACTCAACTGCAGGATAATGTTCAGATACTCTATGACTACGGCGTCCTCGAGGTACACATGCGGCCCGCATGCCCCACTCTCATCTTCCCTTGCGAATTCCTCAACTTTTCAACATCGCGATCCACACTGGACCTCGCCGGCCGAAAAGCCATAAAAGAGATTGAAGGCCGCGACGACAAGTTCCTGGACGAATATGCCACTGCAGGAACCACTAAAAACAGTGATATGATCGAGAGAATCCGGAAACGATTGCGCCTCAGTTCGTTGAAATACCAGGAGATGGACGACCTGGTGGCGGCCATCGGCCTCCCCAAGGAAAAGCTGTGCACGCACTGCTGGGACGGAACAGGCTATTCTTGA